A genomic region of Lachnoclostridium edouardi contains the following coding sequences:
- a CDS encoding recombinase family protein: protein MTANTYKPEQITALYARLSQEDALDGDSNSIVNQKAVLSKYAADNGFSNPVFFIDDGVSGVTFDRPNFNRMIAEIEAGNVATVIVKDMSRLGRDYLKVGYYTEIFFVERDVRCIAINDGVDSAKGDNDFTPFRNLFNDFYAKDTSKKVRAIKKAQ, encoded by the coding sequence GACAGCAAATACCTATAAGCCCGAACAGATAACCGCATTATATGCCCGTTTAAGTCAAGAGGACGCGCTCGACGGGGATAGTAACAGCATTGTCAATCAGAAAGCCGTTTTATCTAAATATGCCGCAGACAATGGATTTTCAAATCCGGTATTTTTCATTGATGACGGCGTTTCCGGTGTGACTTTTGACCGCCCGAATTTTAACCGCATGATTGCAGAGATTGAAGCCGGAAATGTGGCGACAGTCATTGTCAAGGATATGTCCCGCTTGGGGCGTGACTATCTAAAAGTCGGCTACTATACAGAAATCTTTTTCGTTGAAAGAGATGTGCGCTGTATCGCAATCAATGACGGTGTAGACAGTGCAAAGGGCGACAATGATTTTACCCCTTTCCGAAATCTGTTTAACGATTTCTACGCCAAAGATACCAGTAAAAAGGTACGGGCAATCAAGAAAGCGCAG